Proteins co-encoded in one Papaver somniferum cultivar HN1 chromosome 5, ASM357369v1, whole genome shotgun sequence genomic window:
- the LOC113279628 gene encoding uncharacterized protein LOC113279628, translated as MKMLCERAGDKEESHKGKNYKYVKKTTRVYKTSSKKIKCPFRIVFKRHPETLLWWMYSIPDGRHNHPPPSTLLGHPAYARSKPHQIEKVRQMKRCRPLKILNAINVEDKSNLSILSTIYAAKATIKRTEWDGRLIMQQSEWLAEKHNYDMQTRVGPGDKVTHIFLSHPRMMDLAQCFYQVLFIDCTYKTNKYNMSLLNVAIHTSDKQAFTVAWCFMEKEEIEDYVWALEQVTWKTNNCYAGFRTKCHGGQ; from the coding sequence ATGAAGATGTTATGCGAGAGAGCGGGGGATAAGGAAGAAAGTCACAAAGGGAAGAACTACAAGTATGTGAAGAAGACGACGAGGGTCTACAAAACTTCGTCGAAGAAGATAAAATGCCCCTTCAGGATTGTTTTCAAAAGGCATCCCGAAACTCTACTATGGTGGATGTATAGTATTCCGGATGGTCGTCACAACCATCCTCCACCTAGTACTCTTTTAGGGCACCCAGCATATGCCCGATCGAAACCACATCAAATAGAAAAGGTTCGGCAGATGAAGCGATGTAGGCCCCTTAAGATTCTAAATGCAATAAATGTGGAAGATAAGTCAAACTTGTCTATTCTTTCCACAATCTACGCTGCCAAAGCAACGATCAAGagaactgaatgggatggtagattaattatgcaacaatcagagtggttgGCAGAAAAACATAACTATGACATGCAAACAAGGGTCGGTCCGGGCGACAAAGTGACTCATATTTTTCTTTCCCATCCTAGGATGATGGATTTGGCACagtgcttttaccaggtcttgttcaTAGATTGCACCTATAAAACCAACAAGTATAACATGTCGTTGTTGAACGTGGCTATTCATACTTCGGATAAGCAAGCATTCACCGTGGCATGGTGCTTTATGGAAAAGGAAGAAATAGAAGACTATGTTTGGGCTTTGGAACAAGTTACCTGGAAGACAAACAATTGCTACGCGGGGTTTCGCACCAAGTGTCATGGTGGGCAATAA